A segment of the Vagococcus hydrophili genome:
TGTGGTTATCATTTAATGAATCAATATATGGATAATAAACAAGTTAAGGATTAAAAGTAATAAGCTAATAGGTGTAAATAGCAGTATTCAACTTAAATTAAGGACGGAAACATTTTTCGATAGAATAAGGGTGAGAATAATAAAAGAGAATATCCCTAATATTAATCCCGGAACGTAACTTTTCAAAAAAAAGGGCTTGTCCAATATGGACTAAAATATGGATATTATAGGCGATTATTAATGATACGTAGAATTCATGATAAGAAAAACTGTAGCAAATAACTGCTATAACAAGCATTAACAAGTACTCTTCAAGAACCATTAAAGTAAAAGCTTTATGAGTTGGGGGATTCTTTTTTAATCTCTGTGGTATTTTCTCTGATTTTAAATTTTTGTGAAGCCAATCATTCATATAGGCAATTTCTTCTAGTTCGTGAAGCATAAATAGAATTGGAAAAGAAAGATATAGAAATAGGATTGAATGATTCATTTTTTTACCTCGTTATTATTTTGAATCAATTTTAACATAATTTATGAAGGGATTTTAGATGGTTGGTTTTGAAAGGGGAAAGTATAACTAGTTAAATGTATTATCCATATAAACTTCTTTCAAAATAATTTAAGATTATAAATGTTTTTTGATTTTAATAAGTTATCTAAAAAATATTTAAGGTACTTAAAATATAAAAGATGTAAATAAATTTTTGAACAATTACGTATAGCTCTATGTGAATAATTCAATAAAATAGCATTTATATATAGAATATCCTAAATTATTAATTAACGTTTTTTTGTAAAAAGATCACAAAATGGTTTTTTTCGGTATTGAATATTACAAAAAACATTGAATAGTTGTTTAATGAGAGTAAAATAAACTTATCTACTAGGACTACTATATGATGTGATTATTTTTTGTGTTTATACTAAAAGGAAAAGGTGATATAAGATGAAGAAGAATAATGAAAAAAAAGTTGCTATTAAAAAAATTGATGTAAAATCTATAAATAAAGATTTTGAAATTTTAGAGGATGCCATTACTCCGTCTTGGGGTATTAATTGCCGTAAAGGTAGTTTTGGAATCTGGTGTAACTAGTTAATTAATGTTAGTAGTCATGTCTAGTAGACTGATTTAAGATAAAGGTAAAATAGAAATCACATCAAGTACATTATTTAATGTGGTTGATGTGATTTTTACTACTATCCATTTTTATATTATTATATGAGGAGGTTAAGATAAGACATGAACATAATAGAAAGAAGAAATAAAAATATATTATTTTTTTCAAATTCCCTAAACTCATTTGAAATAAATGATAAAACGAAAAGAATAATAAAAGAATTATCTAAAAACAAATCAGAAAATAAAATTTTGCAAGATAATGAGGTTACAAAAGGAGAAATTCTGGAAATTAATAATTTAATCACAGAACAAAACTCAATTGAATTACCTGTAGAAGATAGAAAAGAAGGTCATTCGAATTATTTAAAAAGACTATCAATAAATATATCTAATTCTTGTAATATGAAATGTAAATATTGTTACGCTCAATTTGGTTATTATGGATCAGAAAAATCTTTAATGAACATTGATATTATAAAGGAAACGTTAGACAATTTCTATTCATCATTTGATGAAATTGCTATTATTCAAGTCTTTGGCGGAGAACCTTTTTTACATTATGAAGGATTCAAATATATTTGTGAATACATAGAGTCTAAGTATGAAAAAGGAGAAATAAAATATAAAACACTAATAACTACAGTTACTAATGGTACAGTTCTATCTGCTAAAATTATTGAATTGATAAAGAAGCACAATATTATTATCACCATTAGTTTAGATGGTCCAAAAGAAATTCATGATTGTAACAGGTCCTTTTTAAATGATACTGGTACATTTGAAAGAATAATAAAAAATATAAAAAAATTAAAGGTTGAAACTGGTCAACCACAACAAATTGAGGCTACTTATAATCAAGAACACGTTAAACATAATATAAGTATTATTAAACTTATCGAATACATCAAGACACAATTTGAAGATGTTTCTATTCATATAGCTCCTGTTTCTGGGAACAAGAATGAATGTTTTACTTTAGAAAATAGAGACAGTTTTGTTGATTCAGTAGATGATATTTTTAATTATAATAAAAAAAAGAAAAATAAAGCTAATTATTTAATTTTAGATTCCATGCTACAATTATTTCAAAATCCAGAAAAAAAAACAAATTTTTGTGATGCAGGAATTAGCTTATTTTCGGTATCATATACAGGATATGTATATCCATGTTACATGTTTATTGACGAACCTGGATTTGCCTTATGCAATGTTCAAGATTCTAATTTTTCAAGAAGTTTCTTATTAAATAAAGCAAAAAAATATCAAGAACATAATAGACAAGAAGGAAAATCTTCTTGTAAATCATGCCCTATAGTTAATGTTTGTGATGGTTGTCTTGGAATGAATTATTTTAACACGGGACACATATATACACCAGTAACTGAAGATTGCAGTATGAAGAGAAAAATGGTCAAAAGTATTATTTTCAATATAAACGAGTATGCTTAATGGTGAGGGATATTCATGGATAAAATGCAAATTACACCTACAATTGTTTCAGATGTGAAATGTTGGTTATTATTTAAAAAAAAAGAAAATGAATACTGTCTGGGAAGCTTATCTACAAACAATTTTATAAAGTTATATGAATATCAAATTGAAGATGTAAACAAAATGATTTATTTGATGGATGGTAACAATACATTAGAGTTTATCGATAAACAAATTAAATCTTTTCAAGTTAAAAATTTATTTGATGTAATGTGTAGTATTGGATTAATTCAAGGTTATGAGTCCCAAAAAAAGAAAAATGAATTTGAATTATATTCTTTCACTTTTTTTAAAATACCTTTATATAAAATGAATAAATTTTTATGTGCATTATCTAGTAAAATTATTAATAGAAAAATATTAATAATCATATCAATGATAATGTTAATTATTTGTATTGTTTTTTTCAAAAATATACCTTATTTAATGACTTCTCCAACCACATATAAATTATTGGATAGTGATATTCTGAATATAATACTTTATTACTTGTTGACAATAGTTTCTGTACTACTACATGAATTATCTCATGCATTAGTTGCTTCAAGATATAATATTTATCCTACTTATTTTTCTGGAGCATTGTACTTATACATATCCCCAATAGTATATTTAACTATACCAGGTATATATACACGACAACCTAAAGAGAGAATATATGTTTGGGGAGCTGGAATGTATACTAACTTATTAGTTTCAATGATTTCTTTATTATTATTTTCATTGAATAATAACAACTTAGCAGCGCTTATCTTTGTTATTAATATTACGTTAGTAATGGTTAATTTATCTCCTATGATGCCGTTAGATGGATATTTTATTGTATGTACTTTGCTTAGAGAAACTAACATGAGAAGGCAATTTTTACATCCTTTTGATAAGAATGTTTGGAGTAATAGTAGTATACTAATAAAATTATATACATTCTCTTCTTTTTTGCTGATAATATCAGTTTTATTAACACAGTGTATTTGGTTGTTTAAATTTATCAGTTCTGCTTATGAACACAACACAGACGTTATATCATTTTTTATCGACATAAAATTAGTTATATTAGTTATATTAGTGATGATAATTTCAAGAGTAATAAAATTAGGAGCTAAAAAATATGGAAGTTTTGACGTGTAACAACATAACAAAAAAAGTTGGAAAAAAAATAATAATTGATGATATTAGCTTGTCTTTGAAAACTGGTGAGGTTATTGGTTTGATTGGACCAAACGGAGCTGGAAAAACAAGTCTAATGAAATTATTAGTTGGTTTATATTATATTGATGAAGGTTGTATATCAAGTCTAGATAATGACCAAAAATTAGATTTTCCTAACTATATAAAAAATATAGGAGCTATAATAGAGAATCCGATGTTTTATCCAAAATTAACTGGAAAACAGTGTTTAAACTATTATTCAATTATTAGAGATATTAATAACAATAGAATTAAAGAAGTTAGTGATTTAACAGGAATTAATTCAATATTAAATCAACAAGTAAAAACATATTCATTAGGAAATAAACAAAGACTAGGAATTGCTCAAGCATTATTAGTTGACCCGCAACTTCTAATTTTAGATGAACCATTCAATGGTTTAGATCCTGATGGTATTTTAGAGTTAAGAAATATTATTTTAAAACAAAAGGAAAAAAATAAAACTATATTAATATCGAGTCACACTTTACCAGAACTGGAACAAATATGTGATCGTTTTATTTTTCTCAAAACAGGAAAAATTATTGAAGAATTGGAAAATAAAGATTTTGAAAATACTAATTTTTCCATAATTGATATTGATCCTAAAGATTTTACAAATGTTGAAAAATTATTAGAGAGCCAATGTACTTATCCTTTTGAAATTGATGATACTAGAATAATATTTAAAGGTGTAGAACAAGAGTATATTCTAGATTTGATTTTTTGGTTAAAAAATAAAAATGTAAATGTTATTAATTTTGAAAATAAAAAAGAAACATTACAAGATTATTACGAAAAAATAATCTTGGGAGGTAAAAAATGAAGTCTATATTTAAAGGTGAAACCTTAAAATTTTTTTATTCCAAAGTTTGGTTATTTTGGGAACTGATTATCCTTATTTTTTCCTTATTTTTAATGCTATCTATGGATAAAGGATATAACTGGCAGAAGGATTTATTAAATGAAAATCAGCAAATTGAACAAAATTTAAACATGACTCACGAAGAATTAAAAATTAATGATAAGAATGATCAAGATATTTTAAAATGGAAAATTAATGAAAAATATTTAAGTAAAGATAATAAT
Coding sequences within it:
- a CDS encoding HXXEE domain-containing protein; translation: MNHSILFLYLSFPILFMLHELEEIAYMNDWLHKNLKSEKIPQRLKKNPPTHKAFTLMVLEEYLLMLVIAVICYSFSYHEFYVSLIIAYNIHILVHIGQALFFEKLRSGINIRDILFYYSHPYSIEKCFRP
- a CDS encoding radical SAM/SPASM domain-containing protein, which gives rise to MNIIERRNKNILFFSNSLNSFEINDKTKRIIKELSKNKSENKILQDNEVTKGEILEINNLITEQNSIELPVEDRKEGHSNYLKRLSINISNSCNMKCKYCYAQFGYYGSEKSLMNIDIIKETLDNFYSSFDEIAIIQVFGGEPFLHYEGFKYICEYIESKYEKGEIKYKTLITTVTNGTVLSAKIIELIKKHNIIITISLDGPKEIHDCNRSFLNDTGTFERIIKNIKKLKVETGQPQQIEATYNQEHVKHNISIIKLIEYIKTQFEDVSIHIAPVSGNKNECFTLENRDSFVDSVDDIFNYNKKKKNKANYLILDSMLQLFQNPEKKTNFCDAGISLFSVSYTGYVYPCYMFIDEPGFALCNVQDSNFSRSFLLNKAKKYQEHNRQEGKSSCKSCPIVNVCDGCLGMNYFNTGHIYTPVTEDCSMKRKMVKSIIFNINEYA
- a CDS encoding M50 family metallopeptidase gives rise to the protein MDKMQITPTIVSDVKCWLLFKKKENEYCLGSLSTNNFIKLYEYQIEDVNKMIYLMDGNNTLEFIDKQIKSFQVKNLFDVMCSIGLIQGYESQKKKNEFELYSFTFFKIPLYKMNKFLCALSSKIINRKILIIISMIMLIICIVFFKNIPYLMTSPTTYKLLDSDILNIILYYLLTIVSVLLHELSHALVASRYNIYPTYFSGALYLYISPIVYLTIPGIYTRQPKERIYVWGAGMYTNLLVSMISLLLFSLNNNNLAALIFVINITLVMVNLSPMMPLDGYFIVCTLLRETNMRRQFLHPFDKNVWSNSSILIKLYTFSSFLLIISVLLTQCIWLFKFISSAYEHNTDVISFFIDIKLVILVILVMIISRVIKLGAKKYGSFDV
- a CDS encoding ABC transporter ATP-binding protein — translated: MEVLTCNNITKKVGKKIIIDDISLSLKTGEVIGLIGPNGAGKTSLMKLLVGLYYIDEGCISSLDNDQKLDFPNYIKNIGAIIENPMFYPKLTGKQCLNYYSIIRDINNNRIKEVSDLTGINSILNQQVKTYSLGNKQRLGIAQALLVDPQLLILDEPFNGLDPDGILELRNIILKQKEKNKTILISSHTLPELEQICDRFIFLKTGKIIEELENKDFENTNFSIIDIDPKDFTNVEKLLESQCTYPFEIDDTRIIFKGVEQEYILDLIFWLKNKNVNVINFENKKETLQDYYEKIILGGKK